The following proteins are encoded in a genomic region of Arcobacter suis CECT 7833:
- a CDS encoding DNA-binding transcriptional response regulator has translation MNILIIENEIYLAQKVVSRLLDDGHSCDYIESPNIDNLTKDYDTILLSTSLPSALCKNIIKKYSENSIILLLVSYISDETVTNPIKDGAKDYIMKPFIMDELIRKIYHYKDCRTLKRELQTLREYFEFTMAEVDTTDTLLPPSFPTLIESNSQKCADKLVFELSRKMDLPINFISLTSTSWQKQINAIQGKSIIYLTDFHTLKKNVKENVIKFIEDKNCVVSTLETEIDFPYRKIEFNNDNQLIGNSNIMTINDYVKMMVVSYQNKYPDTELSKKLGISRKSLWEKRKKLDIEKKK, from the coding sequence ATGAATATATTAATTATTGAGAATGAGATTTATTTAGCTCAGAAAGTTGTATCAAGATTGCTTGATGATGGGCATAGTTGTGATTATATTGAGTCACCAAATATCGATAATCTTACAAAAGATTATGACACGATTCTTTTATCAACATCTTTACCATCAGCTTTATGTAAAAATATCATAAAAAAATATTCAGAAAATTCAATTATTCTTCTTTTAGTCTCTTATATTTCAGATGAAACTGTTACAAATCCTATTAAAGATGGTGCAAAAGATTATATTATGAAACCCTTTATTATGGATGAATTAATTAGAAAAATCTACCATTATAAAGATTGTAGAACTTTAAAAAGAGAGTTACAAACTCTAAGAGAATATTTTGAATTTACTATGGCAGAAGTTGATACAACCGATACTTTATTACCACCATCTTTTCCAACATTAATAGAATCAAATTCACAAAAATGTGCAGATAAATTAGTTTTTGAACTTTCAAGAAAAATGGATTTACCAATTAATTTTATCTCTTTAACTTCTACATCATGGCAAAAACAGATAAATGCAATACAGGGGAAATCAATTATTTATCTAACAGATTTCCATACTTTGAAGAAAAATGTGAAAGAAAATGTTATAAAATTTATCGAAGATAAAAATTGTGTAGTTTCTACATTAGAAACTGAGATTGATTTTCCATATAGAAAAATCGAATTTAACAATGACAATCAACTAATTGGTAATTCAAATATTATGACAATAAATGATTATGTAAAAATGATGGTTGTTTCTTATCAAAACAAATATCCAGATACAGAACTATCAAAAAAACTAGGAATTTCAAGAAAATCTCTTTGGGAAAAAAGAAAAAAACTAGATATAGAAAAGAAAAAATAA
- a CDS encoding bifunctional 2-C-methyl-D-erythritol 4-phosphate cytidylyltransferase/2-C-methyl-D-erythritol 2,4-cyclodiphosphate synthase, whose amino-acid sequence MLDVTLIVLCAGNSTRFEHKTKKQWIRIENEPLWLNVTKRLASFSQFDKIIVASHEDELNYMKNFTDDFTFVKGGETRQKSILNCLEFVTTKYVMISDVARACIPQNVIKNLLDEKENVDCIVPVLNVTDTVIYATNTINRDEVKLIQTPQLSLTKTLKKALDTQIEFTDESSAIKAINGTIKYIQGSNESKKLTLGNELDELPCLKEASKNFFTGTGFDIHAFEDNKEMFLGGVKLPYEFGFKAHSDGDVLIHSIIDALLGACGAGDIGEFFPDTDEKYKGIDSKLLLEHIVRFIYNVGYEIVNIDTTIIAQKPKINPFKCEIKSSLAELLNIEKQFINVKATTAEKMGFIGREEGVAVQSIATLKYYDWKRK is encoded by the coding sequence TTGTTAGATGTTACACTCATAGTTTTATGTGCTGGGAATTCCACACGTTTTGAACATAAAACTAAAAAGCAATGGATTAGAATAGAAAATGAACCTTTATGGCTAAATGTTACAAAAAGGTTAGCTTCTTTTTCACAATTTGATAAAATTATCGTGGCTTCCCATGAAGATGAATTAAATTATATGAAAAACTTCACCGATGATTTTACCTTTGTAAAAGGTGGAGAGACTAGACAAAAATCTATTTTAAACTGCTTAGAATTTGTAACAACAAAATATGTAATGATAAGTGATGTAGCCAGAGCTTGTATTCCCCAAAATGTAATTAAAAATCTTTTAGATGAAAAAGAAAATGTAGATTGTATTGTTCCTGTTTTAAATGTAACTGATACAGTGATTTATGCAACAAATACAATAAACAGAGACGAAGTAAAACTAATCCAAACTCCCCAACTTTCCCTAACAAAAACTCTAAAAAAAGCCTTAGATACTCAAATTGAATTTACAGATGAAAGTTCAGCTATAAAAGCAATAAATGGAACAATCAAATATATTCAAGGAAGTAATGAAAGTAAAAAACTAACTCTTGGAAATGAATTAGACGAACTTCCTTGTTTAAAAGAAGCTTCAAAAAACTTTTTTACAGGAACTGGTTTTGATATTCATGCCTTTGAAGATAATAAAGAGATGTTTTTGGGTGGAGTAAAACTTCCATATGAGTTTGGGTTTAAAGCTCACAGTGATGGAGATGTTTTAATACACTCTATTATTGATGCACTTTTAGGAGCTTGTGGAGCTGGAGATATTGGAGAATTTTTTCCTGATACTGATGAGAAGTATAAAGGAATTGATTCAAAACTATTATTAGAACATATTGTTAGATTTATTTACAATGTTGGATATGAAATTGTAAATATTGATACAACAATAATCGCTCAAAAACCAAAAATCAACCCATTTAAATGTGAAATAAAAAGTTCTTTAGCTGAGTTATTGAATATTGAAAAACAGTTTATAAATGTAAAAGCGACAACTGCTGAGAAAATGGGATTTATAGGTCGAGAAGAAGGTGTGGCTGTTCAAAGTATAGCTACATTGAAATATTATGATTGGAAAAGAAAATGA